One genomic segment of bacterium includes these proteins:
- a CDS encoding heavy-metal-associated domain-containing protein, translating to MKEIIRIEGMSCQHCVAAVEKKLSALKLKSFKVNIGSAEVEFDDSEMTNKTVQDSIEDVGYKVVSIENISL from the coding sequence ATGAAAGAAATTATTAGAATAGAAGGAATGAGCTGCCAACACTGTGTAGCAGCAGTAGAGAAAAAACTCTCAGCGCTAAAATTAAAAAGTTTCAAAGTAAATATTGGATCAGCTGAGGTTGAGTTCGATGATTCTGAAATGACAAATAAAACAGTTCAGGATTCAATAGAAGATGTTGGTTATAAAGTTGTGAGTATTGAAAATATATCTTTATGA
- a CDS encoding helix-turn-helix domain-containing protein, which translates to METKLYIKNMVCQRCVKVVKDELQKLSYEVSDITLGEANIKSDRKPDLNVIKKLLVENGFDLVDDKNSKIIEKIKVLIINKIHHQNDDIEKFSFSKYLASEIRMNYSQLSSIFSSMEGITIEKFIIKQKIEKVKELLTYDELTLSEIAYKLGYSSVQHLSNQFRQITGLNPSYFKKLKGKRRKPLDNLS; encoded by the coding sequence ATGGAAACCAAGCTATACATAAAGAACATGGTCTGTCAGAGATGTGTAAAAGTTGTAAAAGATGAATTGCAAAAGTTAAGTTACGAAGTATCAGATATCACTCTCGGCGAAGCAAATATTAAATCCGATCGAAAACCGGATTTGAATGTAATAAAAAAGTTACTAGTCGAGAATGGCTTCGACCTGGTTGATGACAAGAATTCCAAAATCATTGAAAAAATAAAAGTGCTTATCATTAATAAAATTCATCATCAAAACGATGATATTGAAAAATTCAGCTTTTCAAAATATTTAGCGAGTGAGATTAGAATGAACTACAGTCAGTTAAGTTCGATTTTCTCATCGATGGAAGGAATTACAATTGAAAAATTTATTATCAAACAAAAAATAGAAAAAGTAAAAGAACTACTTACATATGATGAACTAACTTTGAGCGAGATTGCGTATAAACTTGGCTACAGCAGTGTTCAACACCTCTCCAATCAGTTCAGACAAATTACCGGACTTAATCCATCATACTTCAAAAAGCTGAAGGGAAAAAGAAGAAAACCTCTCGACAATCTGAGCTAG
- a CDS encoding integration host factor subunit beta, which produces MTKADIVDKVAAGTGLTKLETEAIVEGFLKTVIEALKEGKGIEIRGFGSYRVKKKNARQARNPKTGESVFVPEHYVPSFKFSKDFKELVNAGMLEKNRR; this is translated from the coding sequence ATGACCAAGGCTGATATTGTTGACAAAGTTGCAGCCGGCACCGGGCTTACTAAGTTAGAAACTGAAGCCATAGTTGAAGGTTTTTTGAAAACTGTCATTGAAGCATTAAAGGAAGGTAAAGGTATAGAGATAAGAGGGTTCGGTAGCTATAGAGTTAAAAAGAAAAATGCTCGTCAGGCAAGGAATCCCAAAACCGGGGAATCTGTTTTTGTTCCAGAGCACTATGTACCCTCATTCAAATTCTCTAAGGATTTTAAAGAGTTAGTTAATGCCGGAATGCTTGAAAAGAATCGGAGATAA
- a CDS encoding tetratricopeptide repeat protein, protein MKYCVECGFKLEGDFKFCPNCGEPIASSGDSLQHKQVVKSEHIVVCKNCGEENSIENSVCFSCGILLKDKKSFSTEKQSKRNLQMNSTPERGNSKKNIINEEKVLDNKKILIISSAVVIVFVIALIASGVFDSGVQPNVTQMNTQSENSGVNMANMQEIKDLENKVASNPEDMESTLHLAHLLQDSGFFDKAITNYRKYLEKNPENADARVDMAICYYNLNDYNTAIAEMEAALKYQPKHQIAHLNLGIVNLTAKNLVASKEWFQKTVDIDPNSEAGKRAQELLTSH, encoded by the coding sequence GTGAAGTATTGTGTAGAATGTGGTTTTAAACTCGAAGGAGATTTCAAATTCTGTCCTAACTGTGGGGAACCAATTGCATCTTCGGGCGATTCTTTGCAACATAAACAAGTTGTTAAATCAGAACACATAGTTGTATGCAAAAATTGTGGTGAAGAAAATTCAATCGAGAATTCTGTTTGTTTTAGTTGCGGTATTCTTTTAAAAGACAAAAAAAGTTTTTCAACTGAGAAGCAGTCAAAAAGAAATTTACAGATGAATTCAACCCCTGAAAGGGGAAACAGTAAAAAAAATATTATCAATGAAGAGAAGGTTCTTGACAATAAAAAAATTCTGATTATCTCTTCAGCAGTTGTTATAGTTTTCGTTATTGCACTGATTGCTTCTGGTGTTTTTGATTCCGGAGTTCAGCCGAATGTGACACAGATGAATACGCAATCGGAGAATTCCGGTGTGAATATGGCAAATATGCAGGAGATTAAGGATCTGGAAAATAAAGTTGCTTCCAATCCTGAAGATATGGAATCGACTTTACACCTGGCACATTTACTTCAGGATTCAGGTTTTTTCGACAAAGCAATAACCAATTATAGAAAATATTTAGAAAAAAACCCGGAGAATGCTGATGCCCGGGTTGACATGGCAATATGTTATTATAATTTAAATGATTACAACACAGCGATTGCTGAAATGGAAGCTGCACTCAAATATCAGCCAAAACATCAGATTGCTCATTTAAATCTTGGGATCGTCAATCTTACAGCAAAAAATCTTGTAGCATCAAAAGAGTGGTTTCAAAAAACCGTTGATATAGATCCAAACTCTGAGGCAGGTAAAAGAGCTCAGGAATTATTAACTTCACATTAA